One Kitasatospora sp. MAP12-44 DNA segment encodes these proteins:
- a CDS encoding ATP-binding cassette domain-containing protein, whose product MSREQLAVAAQGLGKRFGRTRALEGLDLAIPAGTVHGLLGPNGAGKTTAVRVLATLAAPDTGWAKVAGFDVVKEAAQVRRSIGLAGQHAAVDEGITGRDNLRLVGRFHHLGVREARRRADDLLERFGLTAAGDRLVRDYSGGMRRRLDLVACLVIRPPVLFLDEPTTGLDPRSRGEIWDAVRELAASGSTVLLTTQYLDEADRLADTVMVLDHGRAIADGPPGRLKAAIGTRVHVVVEEAGQLHRAAAVLAAMTGGTPHAVPSRLEIEVISRPGCEVLLPALVRELDAAGVTARDVSLRSPSLDDAFLALTADRQAA is encoded by the coding sequence ATGTCCCGAGAACAACTCGCAGTAGCCGCCCAGGGTTTGGGCAAGCGCTTCGGCAGGACCCGGGCCCTGGAGGGCCTCGACCTGGCCATCCCGGCCGGCACCGTGCACGGCCTGCTGGGCCCGAACGGCGCCGGCAAGACCACCGCCGTCCGCGTACTCGCGACACTGGCGGCGCCCGACACCGGCTGGGCGAAGGTGGCCGGCTTCGACGTGGTCAAGGAGGCGGCACAGGTGCGCCGCAGCATCGGACTCGCCGGCCAGCACGCCGCGGTGGACGAGGGAATCACCGGACGCGACAACCTGCGCCTGGTCGGCAGGTTCCACCACCTCGGCGTCCGCGAGGCCCGCCGCCGCGCGGACGACCTGCTGGAGCGCTTCGGCCTCACCGCGGCCGGCGACCGCCTGGTGCGCGACTACTCCGGCGGCATGCGCCGGCGCCTCGACCTGGTGGCCTGCCTGGTGATCCGGCCCCCGGTGCTCTTCCTGGACGAACCCACCACCGGCCTCGACCCGCGCAGCCGGGGCGAGATCTGGGACGCCGTACGGGAGTTGGCGGCCAGTGGCAGCACCGTCCTGCTCACCACCCAGTACCTGGACGAGGCCGACCGCCTCGCCGACACGGTGATGGTGCTCGACCACGGCCGGGCGATCGCCGATGGCCCGCCAGGCCGGCTGAAGGCCGCGATCGGCACCCGGGTCCACGTGGTTGTCGAGGAGGCCGGTCAACTCCACCGTGCTGCAGCGGTGTTGGCCGCGATGACGGGCGGCACGCCGCACGCCGTACCGTCCCGGCTGGAGATCGAGGTGATATCCCGGCCGGGGTGCGAGGTGCTGCTGCCCGCGCTCGTCCGTGAACTCGACGCCGCCGGCGTCACCGCCCGCGATGTCTCGCTGCGCAGCCCCTCGCTCGACGACGCCTTCCTCGCCCTCACCGCAGATCGGCAGGCCGCCTGA
- a CDS encoding ABC transporter permease, with protein MTTISISQPGKAVGSAAPGRLRRTRLDSATSATRLLLHYRHSPGLLAASLAVPVLMVVLFGYIFGSAMRVPGGGDYREFLMPGLFAMVAVNGIMPTMIGAARDVGRGVTDRLRSMPLSRFGVLLGAALADLVVGVAVLIPMAGVGLAAGWRIRAGAAHALAAFALLVLFRFVMTWVGTFLGLAAGREEMAGQLAVLTFPFAMVTDVFVPTGGMPAWLRVIADWNPVSAVVAACRQLFGNPSAGGSAWPLQHPVAATLLWSALLLAVFVPLAVRKYSTHGR; from the coding sequence ATGACCACCATCTCAATCTCCCAGCCCGGCAAGGCCGTTGGAAGCGCTGCCCCGGGCCGGCTGCGCCGAACCCGGCTGGACAGTGCCACCTCCGCCACCCGGCTGCTGCTGCACTACCGGCACTCACCCGGCCTGCTGGCGGCCTCGCTCGCCGTACCGGTGCTGATGGTGGTGCTCTTCGGCTACATCTTCGGCAGCGCGATGCGGGTGCCCGGCGGGGGCGACTACCGGGAGTTCCTGATGCCCGGCCTCTTCGCGATGGTGGCCGTCAACGGCATCATGCCGACGATGATCGGCGCCGCCCGGGACGTCGGCCGCGGCGTCACCGACCGGCTGCGCTCGATGCCGCTCTCGCGCTTCGGGGTGCTGCTCGGTGCGGCGCTGGCCGACCTGGTGGTCGGAGTGGCGGTGCTGATCCCGATGGCCGGCGTCGGACTCGCCGCGGGCTGGCGGATCCGCGCCGGAGCCGCGCACGCGCTGGCCGCCTTCGCGCTGCTGGTGCTCTTCCGCTTCGTGATGACCTGGGTCGGCACCTTCCTCGGGCTGGCCGCGGGCCGGGAGGAGATGGCCGGTCAACTGGCGGTGCTCACCTTCCCGTTCGCCATGGTGACCGACGTGTTCGTGCCGACCGGGGGGATGCCGGCCTGGCTGCGGGTGATCGCCGACTGGAACCCGGTCAGCGCGGTGGTGGCGGCCTGCCGCCAGCTGTTCGGCAACCCGTCGGCGGGCGGGTCCGCCTGGCCGTTGCAGCACCCGGTGGCGGCCACGCTGCTCTGGAGTGCGCTGCTGCTGGCGGTGTTCGTGCCACTGGCCGTCAGGAAGTACTCGACGCACGGGCGTTGA
- a CDS encoding phospholipid carrier-dependent glycosyltransferase, whose amino-acid sequence MSRLAAARRRTVAGHGPDDGRMLLEPLPPASPRPWELLRFPPARAARLAAFNGWVGPALVTLLAGVLRFGYLGSPRAVVSDETYYAKDAWSLLRYGYEGTWSAGADADLLASPQHIDLSSAPEFIAHPPVGKWMIALGEAMFGLTPFGWRFVPALLGTLSVLMLCRIGRRLLRSTAWGCLAGLLLTLDGLHFVMSRTALLDIVLMFWVLAAFGCLLIDRDAFRTRLATGGDQEAWRPWRLAAGVCLGLACGSKWSGVCSLAVFCLLTVLWDVGTFRAAGLRRPWRFALRREALPAFASLVPVALATYVASWTGWLLAHGGYGRDWATGQDLSGAGLLGTWVPGPLLSLIHYHEEMWGFHVTLSAVCGARGCAREVPALGTPLLWWTALIALGYLLHRLLLRRDWRAGAVLAAVAAGYLPWLLYQGRTLFSFYTVEFVPFLCLAVAMLLADLGAVRAVGAPGALGSPGALGALGALGSRRAVRLVAVGVLVLAVAADFAWFLPLYTGQAESTTAWESRIWFDSWI is encoded by the coding sequence GTGTCGCGGCTCGCTGCGGCACGTCGCCGCACCGTCGCCGGCCACGGCCCCGATGATGGGCGGATGCTGCTGGAGCCGTTGCCGCCTGCCTCACCCCGGCCCTGGGAACTGCTGCGGTTCCCACCCGCCCGGGCCGCCCGGCTCGCCGCTTTCAACGGGTGGGTCGGGCCCGCACTGGTCACCCTGCTCGCGGGGGTGCTGCGGTTCGGCTACCTCGGCAGTCCGCGCGCCGTGGTGTCCGACGAGACGTACTACGCCAAGGACGCCTGGTCCCTGCTGCGTTACGGCTACGAGGGGACCTGGAGCGCGGGCGCCGACGCCGATCTGCTGGCCAGTCCGCAGCACATCGACCTCAGCTCGGCGCCGGAGTTCATCGCCCACCCGCCGGTCGGCAAGTGGATGATCGCGCTCGGCGAGGCGATGTTCGGCCTGACGCCGTTCGGTTGGCGCTTCGTGCCGGCCCTGCTCGGCACGCTCTCGGTGCTGATGCTCTGCCGGATCGGGCGCCGGCTGCTGCGCTCCACCGCGTGGGGCTGCCTGGCCGGACTGCTGCTGACCCTGGACGGTCTGCACTTCGTGATGAGCCGCACCGCGCTGCTGGACATCGTGCTGATGTTCTGGGTGCTCGCCGCGTTCGGCTGCCTGCTGATCGACCGGGACGCCTTCCGTACCCGGCTGGCCACCGGCGGCGACCAAGAGGCCTGGCGGCCTTGGCGGTTGGCCGCCGGCGTCTGCCTGGGGCTGGCCTGCGGGAGCAAGTGGAGCGGGGTCTGCTCGCTGGCCGTGTTCTGCCTGCTGACCGTGCTCTGGGACGTGGGCACGTTCCGGGCGGCGGGCCTGCGCCGACCATGGCGGTTCGCCCTGCGCCGCGAGGCGCTGCCCGCGTTCGCCTCGCTGGTCCCGGTCGCGCTGGCGACGTATGTGGCCTCCTGGACGGGCTGGCTGCTGGCCCACGGCGGCTATGGGCGGGACTGGGCGACGGGCCAGGACCTCTCCGGGGCAGGCCTGTTGGGCACCTGGGTGCCCGGGCCGCTGCTCAGCCTGATCCACTACCACGAGGAGATGTGGGGCTTCCACGTCACGCTCTCGGCGGTGTGCGGGGCGCGGGGGTGCGCGCGGGAGGTCCCCGCGCTCGGCACGCCGCTGCTGTGGTGGACGGCGCTGATCGCGCTCGGATATCTGCTGCACCGGCTGCTGCTGCGGCGCGACTGGCGGGCGGGCGCGGTGCTGGCGGCGGTGGCGGCGGGGTATCTGCCGTGGCTCCTGTACCAGGGGCGGACGCTCTTCTCCTTCTACACGGTCGAGTTCGTGCCGTTCCTGTGCCTGGCGGTGGCGATGCTGCTGGCGGACCTGGGGGCGGTGCGAGCCGTAGGTGCGCCGGGTGCGCTGGGTTCGCCGGGTGCGTTGGGGGCGCTGGGTGCGCTGGGTTCGCGGCGGGCGGTGCGGCTGGTGGCGGTGGGCGTGCTGGTCCTCGCGGTGGCCGCCGACTTCGCCTGGTTCCTGCCGCTCTACACCGGGCAGGCCGAGTCGACCACGGCCTGGGAGAGCCGCATCTGGTTCGACAGCTGGATCTGA
- a CDS encoding aldo/keto reductase, with protein MEFTRLGRTGLSVSRLCLGTMNFGPHTEEADAHQIMDVAHEQGINFFDTANVYGWGEKKGRTEEIIGSWFAQGEGRRERTVIATKLYGDMGDWPNEGKLSALNIRRAVDASLRRLRTDYIDIYQMHHVDRATPWEEIWQAMEVLVNQGKIVYVGSSNFAGWHLAQAQESAKARGFLGLTSEQSLYNLLERSIELEVLPAAEHYGIGIIPWSPLHGGVLGGVLRKEREGIRRTSGRAAETLGARREQIAQYEDLAAELGHEPGDIALAWLLTRPAVTAPIIGPRTLDQLHAAVRATDVTLDQKTLDRLDEIFPGHRPAPEDYAW; from the coding sequence ATGGAGTTCACCCGACTCGGCCGTACCGGCCTCAGCGTCTCGCGCCTCTGCCTGGGCACCATGAACTTCGGCCCGCACACCGAAGAGGCCGACGCACACCAGATCATGGACGTCGCACACGAGCAGGGCATCAACTTCTTCGACACCGCCAACGTCTACGGCTGGGGTGAGAAGAAGGGCCGCACCGAAGAGATCATCGGCAGCTGGTTCGCCCAGGGCGAGGGCCGCCGCGAGCGGACGGTCATCGCCACCAAGCTCTACGGCGACATGGGGGACTGGCCCAATGAGGGCAAGCTCTCCGCGCTGAACATCCGCCGCGCCGTGGACGCCAGCCTGCGGCGCCTGCGGACCGACTACATCGACATCTACCAGATGCACCACGTCGACCGGGCCACGCCGTGGGAGGAGATCTGGCAGGCCATGGAGGTCCTGGTCAACCAGGGCAAGATCGTCTACGTCGGCTCCAGCAACTTCGCGGGCTGGCACCTGGCGCAGGCTCAGGAGAGCGCCAAGGCGCGCGGGTTCCTCGGGCTGACGAGCGAGCAGTCGCTCTACAACCTGCTGGAGCGCAGCATCGAGCTGGAGGTGCTGCCGGCCGCCGAGCACTACGGGATCGGGATCATCCCCTGGTCGCCGCTGCACGGGGGAGTGCTCGGCGGGGTGCTGCGCAAGGAGCGCGAGGGCATCCGACGGACGTCGGGCCGCGCCGCCGAGACGCTGGGCGCCCGGCGGGAGCAGATCGCCCAGTACGAGGACCTCGCCGCCGAACTCGGCCACGAGCCCGGCGACATCGCCCTCGCCTGGCTGCTCACCCGTCCCGCCGTCACCGCCCCGATCATCGGCCCGCGCACCCTGGACCAGCTGCACGCGGCGGTGCGGGCGACGGACGTGACGCTCGACCAGAAGACCCTCGATCGACTGGACGAGATCTTCCCGGGCCACCGCCCGGCCCCGGAGGACTACGCCTGGTAG
- a CDS encoding beta-ketoacyl-[acyl-carrier-protein] synthase family protein: protein MKDRSYLAYRQPRRVVVTGVGAISPLGADAASTWRGLLTGGCGVRQLTGPEFAGLPVRIAATAAAEPADQLTRTQARTVSRNAQFALLAAREAWADAGFGRVAIGGGELDARRVGVSMGTIIGGTGALVTADRVLSARGARFVSPHTAPMTVPSGAAAQVAIDLGIRGEARTVVSGCASGAEAIGEAIDRIRHGRLDVVLAGGTEAMITPEVLAAFAAMRALAPGTDGLRAASRPFDKDRSGFVLGEGAGLLVLEAEEHALARGARIYCEAAGWGLSVDAHDMAAPRPDGEGVIDAIRKALADADGEAADVVHVNAHATATLSGDAAEAAALRTVFGSGLDGVPVTASKGALGHMQGAAGAVEAIASVLTLHHGLIPPTVGCENPDDGIGLDIVLGTPRTLATTGDLVLSNSYGFGGHNAVLAFRRSD from the coding sequence ATGAAAGATCGGTCGTACCTCGCTTACCGCCAGCCGAGAAGAGTGGTTGTCACCGGGGTGGGGGCGATTTCACCGCTGGGAGCGGATGCGGCCTCCACCTGGCGGGGCCTGCTGACCGGGGGTTGCGGGGTCCGGCAGCTGACCGGGCCGGAATTCGCCGGGCTCCCGGTGCGCATCGCGGCCACCGCGGCGGCCGAGCCGGCCGACCAGCTGACCCGCACCCAGGCGCGCACGGTGAGCCGCAATGCGCAGTTCGCGCTGCTGGCCGCCCGGGAGGCCTGGGCCGACGCGGGCTTCGGCCGCGTGGCGATCGGCGGCGGCGAGCTGGACGCCAGGCGGGTCGGAGTGTCGATGGGCACCATCATCGGCGGAACCGGTGCGCTGGTCACGGCCGATCGGGTGCTGTCCGCGCGGGGGGCACGGTTCGTCTCGCCGCACACCGCACCGATGACGGTCCCCAGCGGCGCGGCGGCGCAGGTCGCGATCGACCTCGGCATCCGCGGCGAGGCGCGCACCGTGGTCTCCGGCTGCGCGTCGGGCGCCGAGGCGATCGGCGAGGCGATCGACCGGATCAGGCACGGCCGGCTGGACGTCGTGCTGGCCGGCGGTACCGAGGCGATGATCACCCCGGAGGTGCTGGCCGCGTTCGCGGCCATGCGCGCGCTGGCGCCGGGCACGGACGGGCTGCGGGCGGCGTCGCGGCCGTTCGACAAGGACCGCAGCGGCTTCGTCCTCGGTGAGGGCGCCGGGCTGCTGGTGCTGGAGGCCGAGGAGCACGCGCTGGCCCGCGGTGCGCGGATCTACTGCGAGGCGGCCGGCTGGGGCCTGTCCGTCGACGCCCACGACATGGCCGCGCCCCGGCCGGACGGCGAGGGCGTGATCGACGCGATACGCAAGGCGCTGGCCGACGCCGACGGCGAGGCGGCCGACGTCGTGCACGTGAACGCGCACGCCACCGCGACCCTCAGCGGCGACGCGGCGGAGGCGGCGGCCCTGCGCACCGTCTTCGGCAGCGGGCTCGACGGCGTGCCGGTCACCGCGTCGAAAGGGGCGCTCGGCCATATGCAGGGAGCCGCCGGCGCGGTGGAGGCGATCGCCAGCGTGCTGACCCTGCACCACGGACTCATTCCGCCCACGGTCGGCTGCGAGAATCCCGACGACGGTATCGGGCTCGACATCGTCCTCGGCACCCCGCGGACGCTGGCGACGACCGGCGATCTCGTGCTCAGCAACTCCTATGGATTCGGCGGCCACAACGCCGTTCTCGCGTTCCGCCGCAGCGACTGA
- the rpe gene encoding ribulose-phosphate 3-epimerase, whose amino-acid sequence MAQINPSILSADFARLAQEAEAVRGADWLHVDVMDNHFVPNLTLGVPVVESLARATDIPLDCHLMIDQPDRWAPQYVEAGAGSVTFHVEAAAAPVRLAREIRAKGARAAMALRPATPIEPYEDLLPELDMILIMTVEPGFGGQAFLDIMLPKIRRTRELISKRGLELWLQVDGGVSAATIERCAEAGADVFVAGSAVYGAADPAQAVRGLRAQAEAATAGAPWACAH is encoded by the coding sequence ATGGCCCAGATCAACCCCAGCATCCTGTCCGCGGACTTCGCACGGCTCGCCCAGGAGGCCGAGGCCGTGCGCGGGGCCGACTGGCTGCACGTCGACGTGATGGACAACCACTTCGTCCCCAACCTCACGCTCGGCGTGCCGGTGGTGGAGTCGCTGGCCCGGGCCACCGACATCCCGCTCGACTGCCACCTGATGATCGACCAGCCGGACCGCTGGGCCCCGCAGTACGTCGAGGCCGGCGCCGGCTCGGTCACCTTCCACGTCGAGGCCGCTGCCGCACCCGTCCGACTGGCCCGGGAGATCCGCGCCAAGGGCGCCCGCGCGGCGATGGCGCTGCGGCCGGCCACGCCGATCGAGCCGTACGAGGACCTGCTGCCCGAGCTGGACATGATCCTGATCATGACCGTCGAGCCGGGCTTCGGCGGCCAGGCCTTCCTCGACATCATGCTGCCCAAGATCCGCCGGACCCGTGAGCTGATCTCCAAGCGCGGCCTGGAGCTGTGGCTCCAGGTGGACGGCGGCGTGTCGGCCGCCACCATCGAGCGCTGCGCCGAGGCCGGCGCGGACGTCTTCGTGGCCGGCTCCGCCGTGTACGGCGCCGCCGACCCGGCGCAGGCGGTGCGCGGCCTGCGGGCCCAGGCCGAGGCGGCCACCGCGGGCGCGCCGTGGGCCTGCGCGCACTGA
- a CDS encoding pirin family protein, which produces MSNLDLKPTATLCGGDASAGPVRELLTGRTVQLGESTQVRRLLPTMSRRMVGAWCFVDHYGPDDIADEPGMQVAPHPHAGLQTVSWLHDGEVLHRDSLGSLQTIRPRELGLMTSGRAISHSEESPRDHARLLHGAQLWVALPDAHRHTVPTFEHHAQLPVVTAPGLHGTVILGELDGAASAGTTFTPLVGADLTLAEGATAALPLRPEFEYAVLAMTGSVDVDNVRVEPGSILYLGCGRRELPLRARTDSSILLLGGEPFAEEIVMWWNFIGRSSEEIVQARSDWMEGSRFGEVHGYDGQRLSAPTLPSVPMKPRGRAG; this is translated from the coding sequence GTGAGCAACCTTGATCTCAAGCCCACCGCCACCCTCTGCGGCGGCGACGCGAGCGCCGGACCGGTACGCGAGCTGCTGACCGGCCGGACCGTCCAACTCGGCGAAAGCACCCAGGTCCGCCGACTGCTGCCGACCATGTCCCGGCGCATGGTCGGCGCCTGGTGCTTCGTCGACCACTACGGTCCCGACGACATCGCCGACGAGCCCGGCATGCAGGTGGCCCCGCACCCGCACGCCGGCCTGCAGACGGTCAGTTGGCTGCACGACGGCGAGGTGCTGCACCGCGACAGCCTGGGCAGCCTGCAGACCATCCGCCCGCGCGAGCTCGGCCTGATGACCTCGGGCCGGGCGATCTCGCACTCCGAGGAATCCCCGCGCGACCACGCCCGCCTGCTGCACGGCGCGCAACTCTGGGTCGCCCTGCCGGACGCCCACCGGCACACCGTGCCCACCTTCGAACACCACGCCCAGCTCCCCGTGGTGACGGCGCCCGGCCTGCACGGCACCGTGATCCTGGGCGAGCTGGACGGCGCCGCCTCAGCCGGCACCACCTTCACCCCCCTGGTCGGCGCCGACCTCACCCTCGCCGAGGGCGCCACGGCCGCACTCCCGCTGCGGCCCGAATTCGAGTACGCCGTCCTGGCGATGACCGGCAGCGTCGACGTGGACAACGTCCGCGTCGAACCCGGCTCGATCCTCTACCTCGGCTGCGGCCGCCGCGAACTCCCCCTACGGGCCCGCACCGACAGCTCCATCCTCCTGCTGGGCGGCGAGCCGTTCGCGGAGGAGATCGTCATGTGGTGGAACTTCATCGGCCGATCCAGTGAGGAGATCGTACAGGCACGATCCGACTGGATGGAAGGGTCCAGGTTCGGCGAGGTACACGGCTACGACGGGCAGCGGCTGTCGGCGCCTACGTTGCCCTCGGTGCCGATGAAGCCACGGGGAAGGGCTGGTTGA
- a CDS encoding pyridoxamine 5'-phosphate oxidase family protein — protein sequence MTLGYGVQFTRSEAPSDEFRDSVGEILGKSRLFALATVGAAAGAHANTAFFAVDDGLSLYFVSERTTLHSRNIDTDPRAAATVFCEAPLYGEQLQGLQLFGRVEECDGAVLAHALEVYQGRFAEFAQDPELHERFRAGTAPSALYRFRVESLTLLDEPRFGRRNYISATVAR from the coding sequence ATGACCTTGGGGTACGGGGTGCAATTCACGCGTAGCGAGGCGCCGTCGGACGAGTTCCGCGACAGCGTCGGCGAGATCCTCGGCAAGAGTCGCCTGTTCGCGCTGGCCACGGTCGGGGCGGCGGCGGGGGCGCACGCCAACACCGCCTTCTTCGCCGTGGACGACGGGCTGTCGTTGTACTTCGTCAGTGAGCGCACCACGCTGCACAGTCGCAACATCGACACCGATCCGCGCGCGGCGGCGACGGTGTTCTGTGAAGCACCGCTGTACGGCGAGCAGTTGCAGGGGCTTCAGCTGTTCGGGCGGGTGGAGGAGTGCGATGGCGCGGTCCTCGCCCACGCGCTGGAGGTGTACCAGGGGCGCTTTGCGGAGTTCGCCCAGGATCCGGAGCTTCACGAGCGCTTCCGTGCCGGTACGGCTCCGTCGGCCCTGTACCGCTTTCGGGTGGAGTCGCTAACGCTCCTGGACGAGCCCCGCTTCGGGCGGCGCAACTACATCAGCGCGACGGTCGCCCGGTAG
- a CDS encoding hypothetical protein (catalyzes the reversible formation of fructose 1,6-bisphosphate from glycerone phosphate and D-glyceraldehyde 3-phosphate), translated as MRSTGKMVRLSRLLPGGRTVMVPFDDALINGPYDGLSDTVAKLREVELGGADAVLGFRQLHTTYTGRGVLLPFVANLTASTVLGAHTRKIVVGSVERALRQGCDGVAAHVNVSSIHEPEMLAALGRIAESCEEHELPLLAIMYPRREGEGGDDNYLDWKERDRAAYADLVRHAVRIAVELGADVVKTQYTGDPESFATVVTASLGTPIVIAGGPRTPLLQALENAHGAVSAGAAGVCFGRQTYNRHDVPGFVRLLRAVVRDGRHPAELLAPAEATA; from the coding sequence ATGAGATCCACGGGGAAGATGGTCCGGCTGTCCCGGCTGCTGCCGGGCGGACGCACGGTGATGGTGCCCTTCGACGACGCGCTGATCAACGGCCCGTACGACGGACTGAGTGACACGGTTGCCAAGCTGCGCGAGGTTGAACTCGGAGGCGCGGACGCTGTACTGGGCTTCCGTCAGCTGCACACCACGTACACGGGGCGCGGAGTGCTGTTGCCGTTCGTGGCGAACCTGACCGCGAGCACGGTGCTCGGCGCGCATACGCGCAAGATCGTCGTCGGCTCGGTGGAGCGGGCACTTCGACAGGGCTGTGACGGGGTGGCGGCGCATGTCAACGTGTCCTCCATTCACGAGCCGGAGATGCTGGCAGCGCTCGGGCGGATCGCGGAGTCTTGCGAGGAGCACGAGCTGCCGCTGTTGGCCATCATGTACCCGCGCCGGGAGGGCGAGGGTGGCGACGACAACTACCTGGACTGGAAGGAGCGGGACCGCGCGGCATACGCCGACCTGGTGCGGCACGCGGTGCGGATCGCGGTGGAGTTGGGCGCGGACGTGGTCAAGACGCAGTACACCGGTGATCCGGAAAGCTTCGCCACGGTCGTCACGGCGTCCCTGGGGACGCCGATCGTCATCGCGGGCGGCCCGCGCACCCCGCTCCTGCAGGCGCTGGAGAACGCGCACGGCGCCGTCTCGGCCGGGGCCGCGGGGGTGTGCTTCGGGCGGCAGACCTACAATCGCCATGACGTCCCCGGCTTCGTGCGGCTACTGCGGGCCGTGGTCCGCGACGGGCGTCATCCGGCCGAGCTGCTTGCCCCGGCCGAGGCCACGGCGTGA
- a CDS encoding DMT family transporter: MAWVPAAGTALVAALWGTSGVLVREVQLPAAAIACGRALTGALALGAWQLTPRARQERLAQAVPRGAAGSLVLSGALLAVHWLTFVMALQRFPIGTVLLGIYLAPLLVAAAARPALGERVSGRQWGALALAVAGCSLILHPRAGVGWSGIGLIAFSALAYAGSILASKHALASVPPTQVTLVQLGVVALLLSPVAIWRTSVLSARDLGVIVALGVLYSAAAQLAYLTFLRRLSVTTSSILLFMEPVSALVSGWALLGERPGGATWAGAALVLAAGAAAAQAGKMPEIPGS; this comes from the coding sequence ATGGCCTGGGTGCCGGCCGCCGGGACGGCCCTGGTGGCGGCATTGTGGGGCACCAGCGGAGTGCTGGTGCGCGAGGTCCAACTGCCTGCGGCAGCAATCGCCTGCGGGCGGGCGTTGACCGGGGCGCTGGCGCTCGGCGCCTGGCAGTTGACGCCCAGGGCGCGGCAGGAGCGGCTCGCACAGGCGGTTCCGCGCGGGGCGGCCGGGTCGCTTGTCCTGTCGGGGGCGCTGCTGGCGGTGCACTGGCTGACCTTCGTCATGGCGTTGCAGCGCTTTCCGATCGGGACCGTGCTGCTGGGCATCTACCTGGCCCCTCTGCTGGTGGCCGCCGCCGCCCGCCCGGCGCTGGGTGAGCGGGTGTCCGGGCGGCAGTGGGGCGCCTTGGCGCTCGCCGTCGCCGGATGCTCGCTGATCCTCCACCCGCGCGCGGGCGTCGGCTGGTCGGGCATCGGGTTGATCGCGTTCTCCGCCCTGGCCTATGCAGGATCCATTCTGGCCAGCAAGCATGCACTCGCCAGTGTCCCGCCGACGCAGGTGACGCTCGTTCAGCTTGGCGTGGTCGCCTTGCTGCTCTCTCCCGTCGCGATCTGGCGCACAAGCGTCCTCAGTGCGCGCGACCTTGGTGTGATCGTGGCCCTGGGCGTGCTCTACAGCGCCGCCGCCCAGCTGGCCTATCTCACCTTTCTGCGCCGGCTGTCGGTGACCACTTCCAGCATTCTGCTGTTCATGGAACCGGTGTCGGCGCTGGTCAGCGGCTGGGCGCTGCTGGGCGAGCGGCCGGGTGGCGCAACCTGGGCGGGGGCGGCACTGGTGCTGGCCGCCGGGGCAGCCGCCGCGCAGGCGGGCAAGATGCCTGAGATACCGGGGAGTTGA
- a CDS encoding glucose 1-dehydrogenase, producing MALDGQVAVITGSSRGIGRAVALAFAERGAQVVVNSHSDTAGGEELAASICARGGQALYVQGDVADPADVERLFTSAEAAYGRVDVLVNNAGLTEGMPLLESTQEHWLRILNINLMSTVLCSIRAAKTMTAQGSGTIINTSSIRGFDANGREGVMAYSAAKAAVNNFTRTLAKELAPTVRVNAVAPGFVATSYMDRVTDELKQTWLENIPLKDFIAPDDIAGAYVYLAEAPYVTGTLLTADAGFTLGHG from the coding sequence ATGGCACTGGACGGTCAGGTCGCGGTCATCACGGGTTCCTCGCGGGGGATCGGCCGGGCCGTCGCCCTGGCCTTCGCCGAACGCGGCGCACAGGTCGTGGTCAACTCCCACAGCGACACCGCCGGCGGCGAGGAGCTGGCTGCGTCGATCTGCGCCCGTGGTGGCCAGGCCCTGTACGTTCAGGGCGACGTGGCCGATCCCGCCGACGTCGAGCGCCTGTTCACCAGCGCTGAGGCCGCCTACGGTCGCGTCGACGTCCTGGTGAACAACGCCGGGCTGACCGAGGGCATGCCGCTCCTGGAGTCCACCCAGGAGCACTGGCTGCGGATCCTGAACATCAACCTGATGTCCACCGTCCTGTGCTCCATCCGCGCCGCAAAGACCATGACCGCCCAGGGCAGCGGCACCATCATCAACACCTCCTCCATCCGCGGCTTCGACGCCAACGGCCGCGAGGGCGTCATGGCCTACTCGGCAGCCAAGGCCGCCGTGAACAACTTCACCCGCACCCTCGCCAAGGAGCTCGCACCCACCGTGCGGGTCAACGCAGTCGCCCCCGGCTTCGTCGCCACCTCCTACATGGACCGGGTCACCGACGAGCTCAAGCAGACGTGGCTGGAGAACATCCCGCTCAAGGACTTCATCGCCCCCGACGACATCGCGGGCGCCTACGTCTACCTCGCCGAGGCCCCCTACGTCACCGGGACGCTGTTGACCGCCGATGCCGGTTTCACCCTGGGCCACGGCTGA